The genomic DNA CTCAAGAGGGACGATCCTCTGGCTTGTGTCAGTTCGTTCTCGTAGGAGAGGAGAGAACGTTGTGCGTCCAGTACATTCTGGAAAGGTGTAAGTCCTTGTTTATAGAGGTCGAGCGAAAGTTCCAACGTTTGTTTCCCTTGGTTGACGACTTCCCGGAGCGCGACGATCTGCTTGATCGAGTTCTTATAGAAATTCATGGCATTGTCCACTTCCTGGACGGCAGTCAGTACATCCTGGTTGAATTGCCGGATCGACTCGTCGAGCTGGGCTTTAGCCAGCCGTGTCGCCTGTGCCAACTTCGTTCCCTGGAAGAAGTTCCAGGAGATGGCCGGGGCGATCTCGTAGGTCAAACTGTTATGGTTTACCAGTTTGTCCAAATCATGAGATGCGAAGCCCACCGATCCTTTGACGAAAACCTTCGGCCACCAGTCTGATTTGGAGGCGCCGAGCGATGCCGCCCGTGCGTTTACCAGGCGTTCAGCCTCCCGGATGTCCGGCCGGCGTAGTAGCAGGTTTGCGGGAATGCCGATGCCGATTGTCTCGATGTATTCCGGCAATGGCTTCCGTGTTTCCATGATTTCCCGGACGTCCCAGGGATAAAGTCCCATCAGTACGCCCAAAGCGTTTGTGTACTGGATGATTCCAGCTTCCAGCATGGGGAGAGAGGCTTTTGTGTCGTAGTAGACGGATAAGGCCTGTGCGACATCTAATTTTG from Parabacteroides merdae ATCC 43184 includes the following:
- a CDS encoding efflux transporter outer membrane subunit; translation: MHIRTWCYAVLCLFLPITLPAQKEHKYLDHALPEAWQENDSDFQQTLPVDDQWWKNFNDPTLDSLIEVAVKQNYSVLMAVDRIAMAKANLRIQQGSYSPTLGLAAGWTRQQSSGHTSNLPQTITQYSDAALSMNWEIDVFGSIRNRVKAQKENFAASKEDYNAVMVSLCAQVASAYINLRELQQEVEVVKKNCLSQQAVVKITEKRYETGLVSKLDVAQALSVYYDTKASLPMLEAGIIQYTNALGVLMGLYPWDVREIMETRKPLPEYIETIGIGIPANLLLRRPDIREAERLVNARAASLGASKSDWWPKVFVKGSVGFASHDLDKLVNHNSLTYEIAPAISWNFFQGTKLAQATRLAKAQLDESIRQFNQDVLTAVQEVDNAMNFYKNSIKQIVALREVVNQGKQTLELSLDLYKQGLTPFQNVLDAQRSLLSYENELTQARGSSLLSLIQLYQALGSGWEIEN